From Diaminobutyricibacter sp. McL0608, one genomic window encodes:
- a CDS encoding DUF1778 domain-containing protein, whose translation MEQAAALSGRSVTDFSVTVLVREAEEVIRFERELRMSRKWWDAFNEILDRPPGLWRTIAQ comes from the coding sequence ATCGAGCAGGCGGCTGCTCTTTCAGGCAGATCGGTCACCGATTTCTCCGTGACCGTGCTGGTGCGCGAAGCCGAGGAGGTCATCCGCTTCGAACGCGAACTCCGGATGTCGAGGAAGTGGTGGGATGCGTTCAATGAAATCCTCGACCGCCCGCCAGGCCTGTGGCGAACCATCGCTCAATGA
- a CDS encoding CDP-alcohol phosphatidyltransferase family protein, producing the protein MKRVQSAPIVAAVAGSAAIALLWVFEPTWGWLAGIGYLLVSAALLIRGLQRRQATRFGAANVVTLVRSTLVGMITGAVVVSFTAQVPGALLIALTVPALALDAVDGWAARRTGTSSELGARFDMEVDAFLLLVLSAYVAQTMGGWVLAIGLMRYAFVAVGWILPWFNRRLPPRYWRKVVTAVQGIALTVAAAGLLPGIDVALVVVALGMLVESFGRDVVWLVRRRGDGLSREGSDRAFGVFQEEEHRAFRRRRHRLEPESPVEPGSIVVESVDDK; encoded by the coding sequence ATGAAAAGAGTTCAAAGCGCACCGATCGTGGCCGCAGTCGCAGGGTCGGCGGCCATCGCCCTGCTGTGGGTGTTCGAGCCCACCTGGGGCTGGCTGGCCGGGATCGGCTACCTGCTGGTCTCCGCCGCGCTGCTCATCCGGGGCCTTCAGCGCAGGCAGGCGACCCGCTTCGGCGCTGCGAATGTCGTCACGCTGGTTCGGTCGACGCTCGTCGGGATGATCACCGGCGCGGTCGTGGTGTCATTCACGGCGCAGGTCCCTGGCGCGCTGCTGATCGCCTTGACGGTGCCTGCTCTCGCGCTGGACGCAGTCGACGGGTGGGCCGCCCGCCGTACGGGAACCTCGTCCGAACTTGGTGCTCGGTTCGACATGGAGGTGGATGCGTTCCTGCTGTTGGTGCTGAGCGCCTACGTCGCGCAGACCATGGGTGGCTGGGTTCTCGCGATCGGGCTCATGCGCTACGCCTTCGTAGCGGTCGGATGGATTCTTCCCTGGTTCAACCGGAGGCTTCCCCCTCGCTACTGGCGCAAGGTGGTGACGGCCGTCCAGGGGATCGCCCTGACGGTCGCGGCGGCAGGTCTGTTACCGGGGATCGACGTCGCCCTCGTCGTGGTCGCGCTGGGGATGCTCGTCGAGTCGTTCGGACGCGATGTGGTCTGGTTGGTGCGCAGGCGCGGGGACGGACTATCGCGCGAGGGCAGCGATCGTGCCTTCGGCGTCTTTCAAGAGGAGGAACATCGGGCGTTTCGCCGCCGGAGGCATCGGCTCGAACCCGAAAGCCCGGTAGAACCGGGCAGCATCGTCGTTGAGAGCGTCGACGACAAATGA